In a genomic window of Mycolicibacter heraklionensis:
- a CDS encoding TauD/TfdA dioxygenase family protein produces the protein MSSQSLSARSDLDVVKLGEYIGARVDGVQLGGDLDNETVTAINDALVTHKVIFFRGQHHLDDVSQFEFAQLLGTPTAPHPLLKGEGAILPIDSFGGTSANSWHTDVTFVDRVPKASLLRAVELPSYGGTTLWANTVTAYEQLPDPLARLAEELWAVHSNAFDYTQLDLTDSKQLEKYADLLQSEEFQAYVQTFNSTTYETQHPVVRVHPESGERSLLLGNFVQRIADVKHSESRLLFQLFQERITRPENTIRWNWQLGDLAIWDNRATQHYGVADFGQEHRRLHRITLAGDIPVSVHGEHSRVIQGDASAYSVIGEPRAVA, from the coding sequence ATGTCCAGCCAATCGCTGTCCGCCCGTTCCGACTTGGATGTGGTGAAACTCGGTGAATACATCGGCGCCCGAGTCGACGGAGTCCAGCTGGGCGGTGACTTGGACAACGAGACCGTCACCGCGATCAACGACGCGTTGGTCACCCACAAGGTCATCTTCTTCCGCGGGCAGCATCATTTGGACGATGTCAGCCAGTTCGAGTTCGCCCAGCTCCTGGGTACCCCGACGGCCCCGCACCCGCTGCTGAAGGGCGAGGGCGCCATTCTTCCGATCGACTCGTTCGGCGGCACCAGCGCGAACAGCTGGCACACCGACGTCACGTTCGTGGATCGGGTTCCCAAGGCGTCGCTGTTGCGGGCCGTGGAGCTGCCGTCCTACGGCGGAACCACCCTCTGGGCGAACACCGTCACCGCCTACGAGCAGCTGCCCGACCCGCTGGCTCGGCTGGCGGAAGAGCTTTGGGCGGTGCACAGCAACGCCTTCGACTACACGCAGCTCGACTTGACGGACTCCAAGCAGCTCGAGAAATACGCCGATCTGCTGCAGTCGGAGGAGTTCCAGGCATACGTCCAGACGTTCAACTCCACCACGTACGAGACGCAGCACCCCGTGGTGCGCGTGCACCCAGAGAGCGGGGAACGCTCCTTGCTTCTGGGCAACTTCGTGCAACGCATCGCCGACGTCAAGCACTCCGAGTCACGCCTGCTCTTCCAGCTGTTCCAGGAGCGGATCACTCGGCCGGAGAACACCATCCGGTGGAACTGGCAGCTTGGCGACCTGGCGATCTGGGACAACCGGGCCACCCAGCACTACGGAGTCGCCGACTTCGGGCAGGAGCACCGGCGGCTGCACCGAATCACCCTCGCCGGCGACATTCCGGTCAGCGTCCACGGTGAACACAGCCGCGTCATCCAAGGCGACGCTTCGGCGTACTCCGTCATCGGGGAGCCTCGAGCGGTGGCGTAA
- the eccB gene encoding type VII secretion protein EccB, which translates to MSAQPDRSDFAEDGRRSFASRTPVNENPDRVEYRRGFVTKHQVSGWRFVMRRIAAGLALHDTRMLVEPLRSQSRAVLMGVVLLATGLAGSFALSLIRPGGSAGNDPVLADRSTSALYVRVGDQLHPVLNLTSARLVAGRAVNPTAVRAAVLDNFPRGNLLGIPGAPERLVQSADTDANWTVCDAVSGSATGVTLIAGRLDTDGSRADALGAQHAVLVDNGSGAWLLWDGKRSRVDLGDRAVTGALGLDTAASKPRPIAPGLFNVIPEAPALVAPVIPGAGTPLPFALPVPVPVGSVVVAHEIDGSSDSALRYYAVLEDGLQPISGVVAAVLRNTDSQGLERPPVLGADDVARLPVSRQLDVSRFPEQPVKVVDAVSAPVTCAHWSKPAGASTSSLTLLSGSTLPLREGVRTLDLVGAGVGGTAARVALAPGSGYVAQSVGQSPASSPAGSLFWISDTGVRYGISSESGGDTVSALGLSEPAVPIPWSVLSQFAVGPALSRSDALLAHDGLAPDGRPGRRGTAELGGVSSVGESR; encoded by the coding sequence ATGAGCGCACAGCCGGACCGGTCCGATTTCGCAGAGGACGGGCGGCGCTCGTTCGCGTCGCGCACCCCGGTCAACGAGAACCCGGATCGGGTCGAGTACCGGCGCGGGTTTGTCACCAAGCATCAGGTCAGCGGTTGGCGGTTCGTGATGCGGCGCATCGCGGCGGGTCTTGCCCTGCACGACACCCGGATGTTGGTGGAACCGCTGCGATCCCAGTCCCGTGCGGTGCTGATGGGGGTGGTGCTGCTGGCCACCGGGCTGGCCGGCAGCTTTGCCCTGTCTCTGATTCGCCCGGGAGGATCAGCCGGCAACGACCCGGTGCTGGCTGACCGTTCCACCTCGGCGCTGTATGTGCGGGTCGGAGACCAGCTGCACCCGGTGCTGAACCTGACCTCCGCGCGGCTGGTTGCGGGCCGCGCGGTGAACCCCACAGCAGTGAGAGCTGCTGTGTTGGACAACTTCCCGCGGGGCAACCTCCTGGGCATTCCGGGTGCGCCGGAACGGTTGGTGCAAAGCGCCGACACCGACGCGAACTGGACGGTGTGCGACGCGGTGTCCGGCAGTGCCACGGGCGTGACGTTGATCGCCGGGCGATTGGACACCGACGGAAGTCGCGCTGACGCCTTAGGTGCGCAGCATGCGGTGCTGGTCGATAATGGTTCCGGCGCATGGCTGTTGTGGGACGGCAAGCGCAGCCGAGTCGACCTCGGCGACCGGGCCGTCACTGGCGCACTGGGCTTGGACACGGCTGCGTCGAAGCCGCGGCCGATCGCTCCCGGACTGTTCAACGTGATTCCGGAGGCGCCGGCATTGGTGGCGCCGGTGATCCCCGGTGCGGGGACCCCGCTGCCGTTCGCATTGCCGGTGCCGGTACCCGTCGGCTCGGTGGTCGTCGCGCATGAGATCGACGGCAGTTCCGACAGCGCGTTGCGCTATTACGCGGTGTTGGAGGATGGGTTGCAGCCGATTTCGGGTGTGGTTGCGGCGGTGTTGCGTAATACGGATTCGCAGGGTTTGGAGCGGCCGCCGGTGTTGGGTGCGGATGATGTTGCGCGGTTGCCGGTTTCGCGGCAGTTGGATGTGTCGCGTTTTCCTGAGCAGCCGGTGAAGGTGGTGGATGCGGTGTCGGCGCCGGTGACGTGTGCGCATTGGAGTAAGCCTGCGGGGGCGAGTACGAGTTCGTTGACGTTGTTGTCGGGTTCGACGTTGCCGTTGCGTGAGGGTGTGCGGACCTTGGATCTGGTGGGTGCTGGTGTGGGCGGGACCGCCGCCCGGGTCGCCTTGGCCCCGGGCAGTGGCTATGTCGCGCAAAGCGTGGGGCAAAGCCCAGCATCGTCGCCGGCTGGGTCGTTGTTTTGGATTTCGGATACCGGTGTGCGCTACGGAATCAGTAGCGAGAGTGGTGGTGACACGGTTTCCGCTCTGGGTTTGAGTGAGCCGGCTGTGCCGATTCCGTGGTCGGTGTTGTCGCAGTTTGCTGTGGGTCCTGCGTTGTCGCGGTCGGATGCGTTGTTGGCGCATGACGGGTTGGCGCCGGATGGGCGTCCGGGTCGTCGTGGCACCGCTGAGTTGGGTGGGGTTTCTAGTGTTGGAGAGTCGCGATGA
- the eccA gene encoding type VII secretion AAA-ATPase EccA, with amino-acid sequence MSNRDVGVLEARTLTPRVDGDIVSRFATCSRALGIAVHGRKRPADLAAARTGFAALTRIAHEQCDAWIGLAAAGDTSPRVIEEVWRTVPTVGALQRQLDLKPGALGFHYDSGLYLQFRATEPDDFRLAYASALVAAGRYGEANRIVIEIAERRPGFRDARWIATVIHYRAERWSDVVKLLTPIVNDPELDELFAHAAKIALGTALARLGMYAPALSYLEEPEGPIAAAATDGALAKGLILRAQDDEETAAEVLQDLYAANPENEQVQQALLDHSFGIVTTTADRIAARTDPWDRGTEPTEADFIDPGAHERKAELLAEAERELGEFIGLDEVKDQVQRLKSSVAMAIRREQHGLAVAQRAHHLVFAGPPGTGKTTIARVVAKIYCGLGLLKKENVREVHRADLIGQHIGETEAKTNAVIDSALDGVLFLDEAYALVATGAKNDFGLIAIDTLLARMENDRDRLVVIIAGYRADLDRFLDTNEGLRSRFTRSIDFPSYTAAELVEIATVMAEHRDSVFEPSAREDLQALFGQLAEASHPDANGIARRSLDIAGNGRFVRNLVERSEEEREFRLDHSEQAGTEAFTDEELMTITAEDVRNSVAPLLRGLGLEAKV; translated from the coding sequence ATGAGTAATCGAGACGTGGGTGTGCTGGAGGCACGCACCCTCACACCCAGGGTGGATGGCGACATCGTCAGCCGGTTCGCCACCTGCAGTCGGGCGCTGGGCATCGCGGTCCATGGTCGGAAACGGCCCGCCGACCTGGCCGCGGCCCGTACCGGCTTCGCCGCGCTGACCCGTATCGCACACGAACAATGCGATGCGTGGATCGGCCTGGCGGCCGCTGGTGACACGTCGCCACGAGTGATCGAGGAAGTCTGGCGAACCGTGCCGACGGTGGGTGCTCTGCAGCGGCAGCTCGACCTGAAGCCGGGCGCGCTCGGCTTCCATTACGACTCGGGACTTTACTTGCAGTTCCGTGCCACCGAACCCGATGACTTTCGGCTGGCATACGCCAGTGCGCTGGTTGCGGCCGGCCGATATGGCGAAGCGAATCGGATCGTCATCGAAATCGCCGAGCGCAGGCCTGGCTTCCGCGACGCGCGCTGGATCGCCACGGTGATCCACTATCGCGCCGAGCGGTGGTCGGATGTGGTGAAGCTGCTGACTCCGATCGTCAACGACCCCGAGCTGGACGAGTTGTTCGCCCACGCCGCCAAGATCGCCCTGGGAACTGCGCTGGCGCGGCTGGGCATGTATGCCCCGGCGTTGTCCTACCTGGAGGAGCCCGAGGGCCCCATCGCGGCGGCCGCCACCGACGGGGCGCTGGCCAAGGGGCTGATCCTGCGGGCTCAGGACGATGAGGAGACCGCGGCCGAGGTCTTGCAGGATCTCTATGCCGCCAACCCGGAGAACGAGCAGGTTCAACAGGCCTTGTTGGACCACAGCTTCGGGATCGTCACCACCACCGCGGATCGGATCGCCGCGCGCACCGACCCCTGGGACCGCGGCACCGAGCCGACCGAAGCCGACTTCATCGATCCCGGTGCGCATGAGCGTAAGGCCGAACTGCTGGCCGAGGCCGAACGTGAGCTCGGCGAATTCATCGGCCTCGACGAGGTCAAGGATCAGGTGCAGCGGCTGAAAAGCTCGGTGGCGATGGCTATCCGGCGTGAGCAGCACGGTCTGGCGGTAGCCCAGCGCGCCCACCATCTGGTGTTCGCCGGTCCGCCCGGGACCGGTAAGACCACCATTGCCCGCGTGGTGGCCAAGATCTACTGCGGCCTGGGGCTGCTGAAGAAGGAAAATGTGCGCGAGGTGCACCGTGCCGACCTGATCGGCCAGCACATCGGAGAGACCGAAGCCAAGACCAACGCGGTCATCGACAGTGCTCTTGATGGTGTGCTGTTCCTCGATGAGGCCTACGCGTTGGTGGCCACCGGCGCCAAGAACGATTTCGGACTGATCGCCATCGACACGCTGCTGGCACGGATGGAGAACGACCGTGACCGGCTGGTGGTGATCATCGCCGGTTACCGCGCCGACCTGGACCGGTTCTTGGACACCAACGAAGGTCTGCGGTCGCGCTTTACCCGCAGCATCGACTTCCCGTCCTACACAGCGGCCGAGTTGGTCGAGATCGCCACGGTGATGGCGGAGCACCGGGACAGTGTCTTCGAGCCGAGTGCGCGAGAAGACTTGCAGGCGCTGTTCGGTCAGCTGGCCGAGGCGTCGCATCCCGACGCCAACGGCATCGCCCGGCGCAGCCTGGACATCGCCGGCAACGGCCGGTTCGTGCGAAATCTCGTCGAACGCTCCGAGGAGGAGCGCGAATTCCGGCTTGACCATTCCGAACAAGCCGGCACCGAGGCATTCACCGATGAGGAGCTCATGACCATTACTGCCGAAGATGTTCGTAACTCGGTGGCGCCGTTGCTGCGTGGCCTGGGCCTGGAGGCCAAGGTATGA
- the eccD gene encoding type VII secretion integral membrane protein EccD, whose product MANAVIPIVRIAVLAESRLTEIALPADLPLREILPTVQRLVVPTASDEAQDSAGDTNRLSLAPIGGAPFSLDASLDTVGVVDGDLLALQPVPSGPTAPGIVEDIADAAVIFSASRRTPWGPGHIQRGAVAAVVGLVLAATSLAVVYRVATGAPAGLFAAGAIAVLTALTALVARPPHDGVLSIAALAPIAAALTLAVPGQFGPAQVTLGAAGVAAWSLIRIVGSHRQLGFFTATTVLGAGVALAAAVETVWQLPLSTLGGGLIVAALLVTVSAPQLSALWARFPLPVIPAPGDPTPAAPSLRVLEDLPRRVQAGDAFQTGFIAGAALLSALGSVAIAAQPETVPAGGWYVVVAAAAAAALRARVWDSSASKLWLLAQPYLVTAGLFVLYAATGRYPAALIAVAVLAVLTSAWVLASAFPAVADPHSYSLPVRRLVGFLASGLDASLIPVIAYLVGIFAWVLNR is encoded by the coding sequence ATGGCCAACGCTGTGATACCGATCGTGCGGATAGCTGTCCTGGCCGAGAGCCGGCTGACGGAGATTGCTCTGCCCGCGGACCTACCGCTGCGCGAAATCCTGCCCACCGTCCAGCGTTTGGTGGTGCCAACCGCCTCCGATGAGGCCCAAGACAGTGCCGGCGACACCAACCGGCTCAGCCTCGCGCCGATCGGTGGCGCACCGTTCAGCTTGGACGCCAGCCTGGACACCGTCGGCGTGGTCGACGGAGATCTGCTGGCCCTGCAACCGGTGCCTTCCGGCCCGACGGCGCCCGGCATCGTCGAAGACATCGCGGATGCCGCGGTGATCTTCTCGGCCTCTCGGCGCACGCCGTGGGGACCGGGGCACATCCAGCGCGGGGCAGTGGCGGCCGTCGTTGGACTGGTCTTGGCGGCGACATCGTTGGCGGTTGTCTATCGGGTGGCGACCGGGGCGCCGGCAGGACTCTTCGCGGCCGGAGCGATCGCCGTGCTCACCGCCCTTACCGCCTTGGTCGCACGTCCACCGCATGACGGGGTGTTGTCGATCGCCGCACTGGCGCCGATTGCCGCTGCGCTGACTCTCGCGGTGCCGGGGCAATTCGGGCCGGCGCAGGTGACGCTGGGAGCCGCCGGGGTTGCCGCGTGGTCGCTGATCCGTATCGTCGGTTCGCACCGCCAACTCGGATTCTTCACCGCCACAACCGTGCTCGGTGCGGGGGTCGCACTGGCGGCCGCGGTCGAGACGGTGTGGCAGCTGCCGCTGAGCACGCTCGGCGGCGGTCTGATCGTCGCGGCGTTGCTGGTCACGGTCTCGGCGCCGCAACTGTCCGCGCTGTGGGCACGGTTCCCGCTGCCCGTGATCCCCGCGCCGGGTGATCCGACCCCGGCGGCGCCGTCGCTGCGGGTGCTGGAAGACCTGCCCCGGCGGGTACAGGCCGGTGACGCCTTCCAAACCGGATTCATCGCCGGTGCTGCGCTGCTGAGCGCTCTCGGCTCGGTTGCCATTGCCGCTCAACCCGAAACGGTTCCGGCAGGGGGGTGGTACGTGGTGGTGGCGGCCGCTGCGGCGGCCGCGCTGCGGGCACGGGTGTGGGATTCGTCGGCGAGCAAACTGTGGTTGCTGGCTCAGCCTTACCTGGTGACAGCGGGATTGTTCGTGCTCTACGCCGCAACGGGCCGCTACCCGGCTGCGCTGATCGCTGTGGCGGTGCTCGCCGTCCTGACGTCGGCATGGGTGTTGGCCTCGGCGTTTCCGGCCGTCGCCGACCCGCACAGCTATTCGTTGCCGGTGCGCCGACTGGTCGGCTTCCTCGCTTCGGGTCTGGACGCGTCACTGATACCGGTGATCGCCTACTTGGTCGGCATTTTCGCCTGGGTGCTCAATCGATGA
- a CDS encoding WXG100 family type VII secretion target, producing MSQILYNYPAMLAHAAEMNGYAGTLQAVGADIASEQAALHAAWQGDTGLTYQAWQAQWNQAMEELVRAYHAMATTHETNTLGMLARDTAEAAKWG from the coding sequence ATGTCACAGATTCTGTACAACTACCCGGCGATGCTGGCGCATGCCGCGGAGATGAATGGCTATGCGGGCACGTTGCAGGCGGTGGGTGCCGATATCGCCAGTGAGCAGGCGGCGTTGCATGCCGCGTGGCAGGGCGATACCGGTCTGACGTATCAGGCGTGGCAGGCGCAGTGGAATCAGGCGATGGAGGAGTTGGTGCGGGCCTATCACGCGATGGCCACCACACACGAGACCAACACCCTGGGGATGCTCGCCCGCGACACCGCCGAAGCCGCCAAGTGGGGCTGA
- a CDS encoding type VII secretion protein EsxS — protein sequence MSLLDAHIPQLVASESAFGAKAALMRSTMAQAEQAALSAQAFHVGEAAAAFQGSHARFVAMAARVNALLDMAQVNLADAGSTYVAADAAAASTYTGF from the coding sequence ATGAGTTTGTTGGATGCGCATATTCCGCAGTTGGTGGCGTCGGAGTCGGCGTTTGGTGCCAAGGCGGCGTTGATGCGGTCGACGATGGCGCAGGCGGAGCAGGCGGCGTTGTCGGCGCAGGCGTTTCATGTGGGTGAGGCGGCTGCGGCGTTTCAGGGGTCGCATGCGCGGTTTGTGGCGATGGCGGCGCGGGTGAATGCGTTGCTGGATATGGCGCAGGTCAATCTGGCGGATGCCGGTTCGACGTATGTGGCGGCCGACGCGGCCGCGGCGAGCACCTACACCGGATTCTGA
- the eccCa gene encoding type VII secretion protein EccCa, whose amino-acid sequence MSRLIFEARRRLPVPPVDRGTITVEPPPELPRLVPASFLQRALPVVIVILIVGMVIAMVATGMRLVSPVMLFFPFALLVAAAGIYRGGDKKARTVEVDAERADYLRYLSVVRDNIRGSAAKQRAAAEWSHPDPADLVAVPGSRRQWERDPHDEDFWWCVPAKHAVGLASAVRVADTADEIDLEPVSHSALRGLLDTQRTVRDVPVGVDLTKVSRVTVLGEGADAAADVRGAVRAWVAQAVTWHDPTVLGVALASPELESPAWSWCKWLPHVDIAGQADGVGPARYLAGSAEELSVLLAPVLAARPAFSGEAGETSRHLLVIIDDPDFDVAASVLGAARAGVTIVQRGVVAPSREQYPDPERPILRISAGGGAIDRWQTGGWQRYVDAADSLGAAEAAHLARRLSRWDSNPTHAGLRSAGTRGATFTTLLGISDASQLDVPALWAPRPREEELRVPIGVTATGEPLIFDLKDEAEGGMGPHGLMIGMTGSGKSQTLMAILLSLLTTHSADRLIVIYADFKGEAGADIFRHFPQVVAVISNMAEKRSLADRFADTLRGEVARRELLLREAGRRVQGSAFNSVTEYEAAIAAGHDLAPIPTLFIVADEFTLMLADHPEYAELFDYVARKGRSFRIHILFASQTLDVGKIKDIDKNTSYRIGLKVASPSVSRQIIGVEDAYHIESGKEHKGEGFLVPAPGAAPIKFRSTYVDGIYDPPRQSRAVVMHALPEPKLFTAGAVDSGADSTVVQVEEETLGPPRKLIATIGDQLANYGPQAPALWLPPLDEPIPLAAALARAGIGERQLRWPLGEIDKPFDMRRDPLVFDARSASGNMLIHGGPKSGKTTALQTFILSAANLHSPREVSFYCLDYGGGQLRALEDLAHVGSVASGLEPEKIRRTFGELEQLLTARQQREAFRDGSIGSLNDGYGEVFLVIDNLYAFSRDNTDQFNTRNPLLAKVTELVNVGLAYGIHVIVTTPSWLEVPLAMRDGLGLRLELKLHDPRDSNVRVAGALTRPAEAVPANQPGRGLTMAAEHFLIAQPDLGQIAELNARHPGLAAPPVRLLPTNLAPEEVGALYPAPEHIVIGVREEDLAPVEVDFTANPLLLVLGDAKSGKTTLLRHLIRTVRDNNTADQVAFTVIDRRLHLVDEPLYPDNEYTANVDRVIPAMLGLSALIGSRRPPAGLSAADLAAWRYDGHTHYLIIDDVDAIPDTPALSGPYAGQRPWTTLIELLSQAGDLGLRVIVTARATGSAHALMTNPLLRRLNDLQATTLMLSGNPADSGKIRGQRFSRLPAGRAILLADNDEPTYLQLVNPTFSQTLTR is encoded by the coding sequence ATGAGTCGTTTGATTTTTGAGGCCCGTCGTCGGTTGCCGGTGCCGCCTGTGGATCGGGGCACGATCACGGTTGAGCCGCCGCCGGAGTTGCCGCGGTTGGTTCCGGCGTCGTTTTTGCAGCGGGCGTTGCCGGTGGTGATTGTGATTTTGATTGTGGGCATGGTGATTGCCATGGTCGCTACGGGGATGCGGTTGGTGTCTCCGGTGATGTTGTTCTTCCCGTTTGCGTTGTTGGTGGCGGCGGCCGGGATTTATCGGGGTGGGGATAAGAAGGCCCGCACGGTGGAGGTGGATGCTGAGCGGGCGGATTATCTGCGGTATTTGTCGGTGGTCCGGGACAATATTCGGGGGTCGGCGGCTAAGCAGCGGGCGGCGGCGGAGTGGTCGCATCCCGATCCGGCGGATTTGGTGGCGGTGCCGGGTTCGCGGCGCCAATGGGAACGTGATCCGCATGATGAGGATTTTTGGTGGTGCGTACCGGCTAAGCATGCGGTGGGGTTGGCCAGTGCGGTGCGGGTGGCTGATACCGCTGATGAGATTGATTTGGAGCCGGTGTCGCACAGTGCGTTGCGCGGTCTGTTGGACACCCAGCGCACGGTGCGCGATGTGCCGGTGGGTGTGGATCTGACGAAGGTGTCGCGGGTCACGGTGCTCGGTGAGGGCGCCGATGCTGCCGCCGATGTCCGGGGTGCGGTGCGGGCGTGGGTCGCTCAGGCGGTGACGTGGCATGACCCGACGGTGTTGGGGGTGGCGTTGGCGTCGCCGGAGTTGGAGAGCCCGGCGTGGTCGTGGTGCAAGTGGTTGCCGCACGTCGATATTGCTGGTCAGGCCGATGGGGTGGGCCCGGCCCGGTATTTGGCGGGCAGCGCGGAGGAGCTGTCGGTGTTGTTGGCGCCGGTGTTGGCGGCCCGCCCGGCGTTTAGCGGTGAGGCCGGTGAGACGAGCCGGCATTTGTTGGTGATCATCGATGACCCGGATTTTGATGTGGCGGCTTCGGTGTTGGGGGCGGCGCGGGCCGGGGTGACGATTGTGCAGCGCGGCGTGGTGGCGCCGAGTCGGGAGCAGTATCCCGATCCTGAGCGCCCGATCCTGCGGATCAGCGCGGGTGGGGGTGCGATTGATCGCTGGCAGACCGGGGGTTGGCAGCGTTATGTCGATGCCGCGGACTCTTTGGGGGCGGCGGAGGCTGCGCATCTGGCGCGACGGTTGTCGCGGTGGGATTCCAACCCGACGCATGCCGGGTTGCGCTCGGCCGGCACCCGGGGGGCGACGTTCACCACGTTGTTGGGGATCAGCGATGCCTCGCAGTTGGATGTGCCGGCGTTGTGGGCGCCGCGGCCCCGCGAGGAGGAGTTGCGGGTGCCGATTGGGGTGACCGCGACCGGGGAGCCGTTGATTTTTGATCTCAAGGATGAGGCCGAGGGCGGGATGGGCCCGCACGGGTTGATGATCGGTATGACCGGCTCGGGTAAGTCGCAGACCTTGATGGCGATCCTGCTGTCGTTGTTGACGACGCATTCGGCGGATCGGTTGATCGTGATTTACGCCGACTTCAAGGGCGAGGCCGGCGCCGATATTTTCCGGCACTTCCCGCAGGTGGTGGCGGTCATCTCCAACATGGCCGAGAAGCGCTCGCTGGCGGATCGGTTCGCTGACACCCTGCGCGGGGAAGTCGCGCGGCGGGAGTTGTTGTTGCGTGAGGCGGGCCGGCGGGTGCAGGGCAGTGCGTTTAACTCGGTGACCGAGTATGAGGCGGCGATCGCCGCCGGGCATGATTTGGCGCCGATCCCGACACTGTTCATCGTCGCTGATGAGTTCACCCTGATGTTGGCTGATCACCCCGAGTACGCCGAGCTGTTCGACTATGTGGCGCGTAAGGGGCGGTCGTTCCGGATCCATATTCTGTTCGCGTCGCAGACGTTGGATGTGGGCAAGATCAAGGACATCGACAAGAACACCTCGTATCGGATCGGGTTGAAGGTCGCCAGCCCGAGTGTGTCGCGCCAGATCATCGGCGTCGAGGACGCCTATCACATCGAGTCGGGTAAAGAGCACAAGGGTGAGGGGTTTTTGGTGCCCGCTCCGGGGGCGGCGCCGATCAAGTTCCGCTCCACCTATGTTGACGGGATTTATGACCCGCCACGCCAATCGCGGGCGGTGGTGATGCATGCCCTGCCGGAGCCGAAGTTGTTCACCGCGGGGGCGGTGGATTCGGGGGCCGACAGCACGGTGGTGCAGGTCGAGGAGGAGACCCTGGGACCGCCACGCAAGCTGATCGCCACCATCGGGGATCAGTTGGCCAACTACGGGCCCCAGGCCCCGGCACTGTGGTTGCCGCCGCTGGACGAGCCGATCCCGCTGGCCGCCGCCCTGGCCCGGGCCGGGATCGGGGAGCGGCAACTGCGGTGGCCGTTGGGGGAGATCGACAAACCCTTCGACATGCGCCGCGATCCGCTGGTGTTCGACGCCCGCTCCGCGAGCGGGAACATGCTCATTCACGGTGGCCCCAAGTCGGGCAAGACCACGGCGTTGCAGACGTTCATCCTCTCGGCGGCCAACCTGCACTCACCGCGGGAGGTGAGCTTCTACTGCCTGGACTACGGCGGCGGGCAGCTGCGGGCCTTGGAGGACCTGGCCCATGTCGGCAGTGTCGCCTCGGGGCTGGAGCCGGAGAAGATCCGCCGCACCTTCGGGGAACTCGAACAACTGCTGACCGCGCGTCAGCAGCGCGAAGCGTTCCGTGATGGCAGCATCGGCTCGCTCAACGACGGCTACGGTGAAGTGTTCTTGGTCATCGACAACCTGTATGCGTTCAGCCGGGACAACACCGACCAATTCAATACCCGTAACCCGTTGCTGGCCAAGGTCACCGAACTGGTCAACGTCGGGCTGGCCTACGGCATCCACGTCATCGTGACCACCCCCAGCTGGCTGGAAGTCCCGCTGGCCATGCGGGACGGGCTCGGATTGCGCCTGGAGCTCAAACTGCACGACCCGCGCGACAGCAACGTCCGTGTTGCCGGGGCGCTCACGCGTCCGGCCGAAGCGGTGCCGGCCAACCAGCCCGGTCGTGGTCTGACGATGGCCGCCGAGCACTTCCTGATCGCCCAACCCGATCTAGGCCAGATCGCCGAGCTCAACGCCCGCCACCCCGGGCTGGCCGCACCGCCGGTGCGGTTGTTGCCCACCAACCTGGCCCCCGAAGAGGTCGGGGCGCTCTACCCGGCACCCGAACACATCGTGATCGGGGTGCGTGAAGAGGACCTGGCCCCGGTCGAGGTGGACTTCACCGCCAACCCACTGCTGCTGGTGCTCGGCGACGCCAAGTCCGGCAAAACCACCCTGCTGCGCCACCTCATCCGCACCGTGCGCGACAACAACACCGCCGATCAGGTGGCGTTCACCGTGATCGATCGCCGCCTGCACCTCGTCGACGAACCCCTCTACCCGGACAACGAGTACACCGCCAACGTCGACCGGGTCATCCCCGCCATGCTCGGCCTGTCGGCGTTGATCGGCTCCCGACGCCCCCCCGCGGGCCTGTCGGCGGCGGACCTGGCCGCCTGGCGCTACGACGGGCACACCCACTACCTGATCATCGACGACGTCGACGCCATCCCCGACACCCCCGCACTATCAGGGCCCTACGCCGGGCAACGGCCCTGGACCACCCTGATCGAGTTGCTCTCCCAAGCCGGCGATCTGGGCCTGCGGGTCATCGTCACCGCACGAGCCACCGGCTCAGCACACGCCCTGATGACCAACCCACTGCTCCGACGACTCAACGACCTACAAGCCACCACCCTCATGCTCTCCGGCAACCCCGCCGACAGCGGCAAAATCCGCGGCCAACGCTTCAGCCGCCTCCCCGCAGGACGAGCAATCCTGCTAGCCGACAACGACGAACCCACCTACCTCCAACTAGTCAACCCAACATTCAGCCAAACCTTGACGCGCTAG